The proteins below come from a single Verrucomicrobiota bacterium genomic window:
- a CDS encoding flagellar basal body-associated FliL family protein yields the protein MPVERFAEDDAEAQPEDAQVTSAEDHNTAQRAGWLAKLLWVGGSGVALTGILLACFLLTGVLGRPKAGVSEGEGTLVLLDEQTVNLAEPGRRLEVRIVLEASSPEFAALLRRRTAQLADTAITVLGSKTPEQLDTELERNRLKRELADAVGQRVRSDEAHITSVYFTRFYYE from the coding sequence ATGCCGGTTGAACGCTTTGCCGAAGACGACGCCGAGGCGCAGCCCGAGGACGCCCAGGTTACGAGTGCCGAAGATCACAACACTGCCCAGCGAGCAGGCTGGCTTGCCAAGCTGCTCTGGGTTGGGGGGAGCGGAGTTGCACTGACGGGCATCCTCCTAGCATGCTTCTTGCTCACAGGGGTTCTGGGCCGGCCGAAGGCCGGTGTGTCGGAAGGAGAAGGCACACTCGTCCTGCTCGATGAGCAGACGGTGAATCTGGCCGAACCCGGTCGGCGGCTCGAGGTGCGGATCGTCCTCGAGGCGTCGTCGCCCGAGTTCGCTGCGCTGTTGCGGCGGCGTACGGCGCAACTGGCCGACACCGCCATCACTGTTCTGGGCTCCAAGACGCCCGAGCAGCTCGACACGGAGCTGGAACGCAACCGGCTCAAGCGCGAGCTGGCCGACGCCGTGGGCCAGCGTGTGCGTTCGGATGAGGCGCACATAACCAGCGTGTACTTTACACGCTTCTACTACGAGTAA
- a CDS encoding flagellar motor protein MotB, producing MANAKAKLPPRKKQEPEEGAPSWMVTYGDMMSLLLTFFVLLVSMSVIREEQFEAAKKSIREVFITGFWARTRDLIEDPEERQDTGDTQNAMEVRGQDPVTEHEVFRIKQMIDSRLKQVGLGGIITSYLNVREVRIRIPDRILFGVDSAELKDSFSYEVLYQIAVILRDMDYCINIEGHTATKDLVGGQFQDLWELSSARALTVLRYFEKNGIAGGRLSTVGHGPNQPVADNDSFPGRAKNRRVEIVIRDITPAQFKERSKEEG from the coding sequence GTGGCGAACGCAAAGGCTAAACTCCCGCCCAGGAAGAAACAGGAGCCGGAAGAGGGCGCGCCGTCGTGGATGGTCACTTACGGCGACATGATGTCGCTGCTGCTGACGTTTTTCGTGCTCCTCGTGTCGATGTCGGTCATCCGTGAGGAGCAGTTCGAGGCGGCCAAGAAATCGATCCGCGAGGTGTTCATCACCGGTTTCTGGGCACGGACGCGTGACCTGATCGAAGACCCTGAGGAGAGGCAAGACACAGGCGACACGCAGAATGCCATGGAAGTCCGCGGCCAGGACCCGGTCACCGAGCACGAGGTGTTCCGTATCAAGCAGATGATCGACTCGCGCCTCAAGCAGGTTGGGTTGGGCGGGATCATCACTTCGTACCTCAACGTGCGCGAGGTGCGCATCCGGATCCCGGACCGCATCCTGTTCGGCGTCGATTCGGCCGAGCTCAAGGACAGTTTCTCGTATGAGGTGCTCTACCAGATCGCGGTGATCCTGCGCGACATGGACTACTGCATCAATATAGAAGGCCACACGGCCACGAAGGATTTGGTCGGCGGGCAGTTCCAGGACCTGTGGGAGCTCTCGTCGGCGCGCGCCCTGACCGTGCTCCGCTACTTTGAGAAGAACGGCATCGCCGGCGGCCGGCTCTCGACCGTCGGCCATGGGCCCAACCAGCCCGTGGCCGATAACGACAGTTTCCCCGGCCGGGCCAAGAACCGCCGCGTCGAGATCGTCATACGCGACATTACGCCGGCGCAGTTCAAAGAACGCTCGAAAGAGGAAGGCTGA
- a CDS encoding MotA/TolQ/ExbB proton channel family protein has product MDMTTLIGLVLGFLFIGVAIASGQGAGGFIHPPSMMIVLGGTMAATMISFTMAELRGVIAVTRKAFFHTVESIPEIIKTVLRFALKARREGILALEGEIETVKDPFIVKSLQLAIDGTSPEIMEEVLRNEVSHIEERHTLGQQVFKAMATYAPALGMIGTLIGLVQMLQAMDDPSAIGPGMAVALITTFYGALTANLIFLPIAAKLKLRSDQEVLVKEVIISGILAIQSGDNPRIVEQKLQVFIAPNERGNALEEISRGERKG; this is encoded by the coding sequence ATGGACATGACGACCCTCATAGGCCTGGTCCTTGGCTTCCTGTTCATCGGGGTGGCGATCGCCTCGGGCCAGGGCGCGGGTGGGTTCATCCATCCACCGTCGATGATGATTGTGCTCGGCGGAACGATGGCGGCCACGATGATCTCTTTCACCATGGCTGAGCTCAGGGGCGTCATCGCGGTCACACGCAAGGCGTTTTTCCACACCGTCGAGAGCATCCCCGAGATCATTAAGACTGTGTTGCGCTTCGCCCTGAAGGCGCGGCGCGAGGGGATCCTGGCGCTGGAGGGCGAGATCGAGACGGTCAAGGACCCCTTCATCGTCAAGAGCCTCCAGCTCGCCATCGACGGCACATCGCCCGAGATCATGGAGGAAGTGCTCCGCAACGAGGTGAGCCACATCGAGGAGCGCCACACGCTCGGCCAGCAGGTGTTCAAGGCCATGGCCACCTACGCGCCGGCGCTGGGCATGATCGGGACGCTCATCGGCCTGGTGCAGATGCTCCAGGCCATGGATGACCCATCGGCCATCGGCCCCGGCATGGCTGTTGCGCTCATCACGACGTTCTACGGCGCGCTCACGGCGAACCTGATCTTCCTGCCGATTGCGGCCAAGCTCAAGCTGCGTTCCGACCAGGAGGTGCTGGTCAAGGAGGTCATCATCTCGGGCATCCTGGCGATTCAGTCGGGCGACAACCCACGTATCGTCGAGCAAAAGCTCCAGGTCTTCATCGCGCCCAACGAGCGCGGCAATGCGCTCGAGGAGATCAGCCGTGGCGAACGCAAAGGCTAA
- a CDS encoding flagellar FlbD family protein, which yields MITLTRLDKKQLRVNPDLIKTVEAIPDTIVMLTTGERFYVRESVEEVVARFVGYQHTIRQQRAQGILVPMPAGAPSPEAEPAPVATDVQQGVY from the coding sequence ATGATCACGCTGACGCGTCTGGATAAGAAGCAACTGCGTGTGAATCCGGATCTGATCAAGACGGTCGAGGCGATCCCGGACACGATTGTCATGCTTACCACCGGCGAGCGGTTCTACGTGCGCGAGAGCGTCGAGGAGGTCGTCGCGCGCTTCGTTGGGTATCAGCACACGATCCGGCAGCAGCGGGCTCAGGGCATTCTCGTCCCGATGCCGGCCGGCGCACCGAGTCCGGAGGCCGAGCCTGCCCCGGTCGCCACAGATGTCCAACAGGGAGTGTACTAG
- a CDS encoding flagellar hook protein FlgE yields MLRSLFTGLTGLRSSQLGMDVIGNNIANVNTVGYKSSRATFKEMLLQTIRSASSGSDNVGGLNPMQIGLGVALGSIDRNMLQGVPQVTNRDTDLSIEGNGWFILNDGTGNCYTRAGNFSVDNSGYLVSPFNGYRVQGLSAVNGVIPSTGNLSDIRIPYDSTLPPSATTTVTVGGNLDAGAEVGGTYQTTVDIYDSGGGNTTLTINFIKTDANMWDVSLDVATGTDPVGFETLAFNTGLISGTSTFTFDWTPLGASTPLTLTLDFGDEGSLTQYNVDASATVTGRDGYTSGTLKQFMVDQDGIFTGVFSNGEQQALAQLYLANFNNSAGLYDMGGGLFIESPNSGPAGIAAANVGSNGKIVQGTLEMSNVDLAEEFTNMIITQRAYQANARVISTSEELLTELLNLKR; encoded by the coding sequence ATGTTGCGCTCATTGTTCACAGGCCTGACGGGTCTCAGGAGCTCGCAGCTCGGCATGGATGTCATCGGCAACAACATCGCCAATGTCAACACGGTCGGCTACAAGAGCTCTCGCGCCACGTTCAAGGAGATGCTCCTGCAGACGATTCGGTCGGCCTCTTCGGGCAGCGACAACGTCGGCGGCCTGAACCCGATGCAGATCGGCCTCGGCGTCGCGCTTGGCAGCATCGACCGCAACATGCTCCAGGGCGTGCCGCAGGTGACCAACCGCGACACCGACCTGAGTATCGAGGGCAACGGCTGGTTCATCCTGAATGACGGCACGGGCAACTGCTACACTCGGGCCGGAAACTTCAGCGTGGACAACAGCGGCTACCTTGTCTCGCCGTTCAACGGCTACCGAGTGCAGGGGTTGTCGGCCGTCAACGGTGTGATCCCGTCGACGGGCAACCTGAGCGACATCCGGATCCCCTATGACTCGACGCTGCCGCCGTCGGCCACGACCACCGTCACGGTCGGCGGCAACCTCGATGCCGGCGCCGAGGTCGGCGGCACCTACCAGACGACGGTCGACATCTACGACAGCGGCGGCGGCAATACCACGTTGACCATCAACTTCATCAAGACCGACGCCAACATGTGGGACGTCTCCCTTGACGTGGCCACCGGCACCGACCCGGTGGGGTTCGAGACGCTGGCTTTCAACACGGGCCTGATATCGGGCACGAGCACGTTCACCTTTGACTGGACGCCGCTTGGCGCGAGCACGCCGCTCACACTCACACTTGATTTCGGTGACGAGGGCTCGCTGACGCAGTACAACGTGGACGCCTCGGCCACGGTGACAGGCCGCGACGGCTACACCTCGGGCACCCTCAAACAGTTCATGGTCGATCAGGACGGCATCTTCACCGGGGTGTTCTCCAACGGTGAGCAGCAGGCCCTCGCCCAGCTCTACCTGGCCAACTTCAACAACTCGGCCGGCCTCTATGACATGGGCGGTGGGCTGTTCATTGAATCGCCCAACTCGGGCCCGGCCGGCATTGCGGCGGCCAATGTGGGCTCGAACGGCAAGATCGTCCAGGGCACGCTCGAAATGTCGAATGTGGACCTTGCCGAGGAGTTCACGAACATGATCATCACACAACGCGCCTATCAGGCCAACGCGCGTGTGATCTCGACCTCGGAAGAGCTGCTGACGGAACTGCTCAACCTCAAGCGATAG
- a CDS encoding flagellar hook-length control protein FliK translates to MTPLQTDAAPSEVAAQAREAIGEERAVPGNAEAVPPPKSEVNSETATDAEADSAEIESDQPRTPAPEHAEASERNSGEHKADPSRSVGNELAHGARTDTARDVVLADNTSLPDAPRVANVSASALTPSTDGVTGLESVSDGGKGSAGDGLLDARSSGSGGNSAGTADAGVAERLESVFQQVLQTASAPADLRERIELARSIGRQVIQSALVSVKNGQTRVTLQLRPPSLGAVRMELVTEGRTVSARLAVESEQVRHAVEQHVSQLRSVLRNEGFNLDRFEVSVRSQTDPESWASKHPDSHGQQRDRAAAGAHDDARTGRDAVSTPEASARAVSTHNGRIDTIA, encoded by the coding sequence GTGACGCCGCTCCAGACAGACGCAGCGCCGAGCGAGGTTGCGGCGCAAGCACGCGAAGCGATCGGCGAAGAGCGGGCAGTGCCCGGCAATGCCGAAGCCGTACCGCCTCCGAAATCTGAGGTGAACTCTGAGACCGCCACAGACGCGGAAGCAGACAGCGCAGAGATCGAATCGGACCAACCGCGCACACCGGCACCTGAACACGCCGAGGCGAGCGAGCGCAACAGCGGTGAGCACAAGGCCGATCCGAGTCGCAGCGTTGGGAACGAGTTGGCGCATGGCGCGCGCACAGATACAGCGCGTGACGTCGTTCTGGCCGATAACACTTCGCTACCCGACGCGCCGCGGGTCGCCAATGTGTCTGCGTCGGCCCTGACGCCTTCCACCGACGGGGTAACAGGCCTCGAGTCTGTGTCCGATGGCGGCAAGGGGAGTGCCGGGGACGGGCTTCTCGATGCGCGCTCATCGGGCTCCGGCGGCAACAGCGCCGGAACGGCCGATGCCGGGGTCGCCGAGCGTCTCGAGAGCGTTTTCCAGCAGGTGCTCCAGACGGCCTCGGCACCTGCTGACCTGCGCGAGCGAATTGAGCTGGCGCGTTCGATCGGCCGGCAGGTGATCCAGAGCGCCCTTGTCAGCGTCAAAAACGGCCAGACGCGTGTCACGCTCCAGCTCCGACCGCCGTCGCTCGGCGCAGTGCGCATGGAGCTGGTCACCGAGGGGCGCACCGTGTCGGCTCGGCTTGCCGTCGAGAGCGAGCAGGTCCGTCACGCCGTCGAGCAGCACGTATCGCAGCTTCGCTCCGTGCTGCGCAACGAGGGCTTCAACCTCGACCGGTTCGAGGTGTCCGTGCGGAGCCAGACCGATCCGGAGTCCTGGGCCTCCAAGCATCCGGATAGCCACGGCCAACAGCGGGACCGGGCGGCGGCGGGCGCGCACGACGATGCGCGCACGGGCCGCGACGCCGTATCCACGCCCGAGGCCTCGGCGCGTGCCGTGAGCACTCATAACGGACGGATTGACACCATCGCGTAG